One genomic segment of Chitinophaga sancti includes these proteins:
- a CDS encoding RagB/SusD family nutrient uptake outer membrane protein — MRNFIIYIFLLLSFTACNDKLTLSPAVQLPTEDALTDIAGVNAGISGMYAGMRSVNYYGRNFLVIPELAADNVYLSATNSNRFSSTFRVTWLTSDGDITSLWNQTYNVMLRANNIINSIPALKDGTDAEKNSALGQALFVRALTHFDLLRVFAQPYAIGGGSAPGIPVMTKFEVGSPARNTEDEVYTQIIDDLTQAKSLLESDAGNPYNANAYAVSALLARVYLYKGDNANAVTESSVVINSGEYAIITAKDLPDFYNTPGTSEDIFTLRVLSTESLGSDDVGRIYLKPGYGDIRVSPDIVKVFDTDDARYTSFILPFSGSPAEYENEKFYGQDGISGLYSPKILRISEQYLIRAEANAKLGNYVAAIEDVNAIRANRKLPDLVNIPDADVLANVLLERRKELMFEGHRYFDLLRNKQDIVRTFCGDAVELNTPACTYPATSPTVIPPIPQREIDVNKNIQQNAGY; from the coding sequence ATGAGAAACTTTATCATCTATATATTCCTTTTATTATCTTTTACTGCATGCAATGATAAGCTCACATTATCGCCAGCAGTACAACTGCCTACTGAAGATGCACTCACTGATATTGCCGGGGTAAATGCAGGTATCAGCGGTATGTATGCAGGTATGCGTTCCGTGAATTATTATGGGCGAAATTTTTTAGTGATACCTGAATTAGCTGCTGATAATGTATACTTGTCTGCGACTAACAGTAATCGCTTTTCGTCTACTTTTCGTGTCACCTGGCTCACATCTGACGGGGATATCACAAGCCTCTGGAATCAGACATATAATGTTATGCTGAGAGCAAATAATATCATCAACAGTATTCCTGCATTAAAAGATGGTACAGATGCAGAAAAGAATAGTGCATTAGGTCAGGCGTTGTTCGTCAGGGCACTCACACATTTTGATTTGCTGCGGGTTTTTGCACAGCCCTATGCTATTGGTGGTGGTAGTGCACCGGGCATTCCTGTTATGACTAAATTTGAAGTAGGCTCACCTGCCAGAAATACTGAGGATGAAGTGTATACACAGATCATCGATGATCTTACACAAGCGAAATCATTACTGGAAAGTGATGCCGGTAATCCATATAATGCAAACGCATATGCTGTATCTGCATTGCTCGCAAGAGTGTACCTCTACAAAGGTGATAATGCAAATGCTGTAACGGAATCTTCTGTAGTTATTAATTCAGGTGAATATGCAATAATCACCGCAAAGGATTTACCAGATTTCTACAACACACCCGGTACAAGTGAGGATATCTTCACACTCAGGGTATTGTCTACTGAATCATTAGGTTCTGATGATGTAGGCAGAATATATCTGAAACCCGGTTATGGAGACATTCGGGTATCGCCAGATATCGTAAAAGTATTTGATACTGATGATGCACGCTACACATCATTTATACTTCCATTTAGTGGAAGTCCTGCTGAATATGAAAATGAGAAGTTCTATGGCCAGGATGGAATTTCAGGATTGTATAGTCCTAAGATATTACGTATTTCAGAGCAATACCTGATACGTGCGGAAGCAAATGCAAAGCTGGGTAATTATGTAGCTGCTATTGAGGATGTAAATGCTATTCGTGCAAATAGAAAACTACCTGATCTTGTAAATATTCCTGATGCCGATGTACTTGCAAATGTACTGTTAGAAAGAAGGAAAGAATTGATGTTCGAAGGGCATCGTTACTTCGATCTGTTGAGGAATAAACAGGATATTGTAAGAACATTTTGTGGGGATGCAGTAGAGTTAAATACACCTGCCTGTACGTATCCTGCTACCTCTCCAACAGTAATACCACCGATACCTCAAAGAGAAATAGATGTAAACAAAAACATACAACAAAATGCCGGCTACTAA